One window of the Arthrobacter sp. D5-1 genome contains the following:
- a CDS encoding putative sulfate exporter family transporter has product MPFNSLTPQLSRLGPGLVLSIAATGLAFAIHAVFPAVPAMTLAVALGLLSANIPGTAVLTAGRARPGLDFAGKHFMRAGIVLLGLKVSMGDVLGLGWVALLLIAGVVLVSFAGTYGLARLLRLPREAALLIATGFSICGASAIGAMAAVRRIRHQDTVLPVALVTLCGTLAIGVLPLLMHPLGLSPGQFGAWTGASVHDVGQVVATAQTAGTSALAIAVVVKLTRVVLLAPIAATAGLHQRVLHFRERANGTAGMESRFPPIVPLFVAGFLALVAVRSLGWAPPVGLEIAAAVQDILLATALFGLGSAVRIRTLIHTGGRAVLVALGSWLLIASLGLGAALIMIR; this is encoded by the coding sequence ATGCCCTTCAACAGTCTTACGCCCCAGCTGTCCCGGCTGGGGCCCGGGTTGGTCCTGAGCATCGCCGCTACGGGTCTTGCCTTCGCAATCCACGCCGTGTTTCCGGCGGTTCCGGCCATGACGCTCGCTGTCGCCTTGGGCTTGCTCTCAGCAAATATACCGGGGACGGCTGTCCTCACGGCGGGGCGCGCCCGCCCGGGGCTCGACTTCGCGGGGAAACACTTCATGCGTGCAGGCATTGTCTTGCTGGGACTCAAGGTCAGCATGGGCGATGTCCTTGGACTTGGATGGGTGGCACTGCTGCTGATCGCCGGGGTGGTCCTGGTGAGCTTCGCAGGAACGTATGGCCTGGCCCGCTTGTTGCGTCTCCCTCGCGAGGCGGCGTTGTTGATTGCCACAGGCTTTTCCATCTGCGGCGCATCGGCGATCGGGGCCATGGCTGCAGTGCGGCGGATCAGGCACCAGGACACGGTCCTGCCAGTAGCGCTGGTGACCCTCTGCGGCACGTTGGCCATTGGGGTTCTTCCCCTGCTCATGCACCCCTTGGGCCTCAGCCCTGGGCAGTTCGGTGCATGGACAGGGGCCTCCGTCCATGACGTCGGCCAGGTGGTAGCCACCGCCCAAACCGCCGGGACTTCGGCGTTGGCAATCGCCGTCGTCGTGAAATTGACCAGGGTTGTCCTGCTGGCACCGATAGCTGCCACCGCGGGGCTTCATCAGCGGGTTCTCCATTTCCGGGAACGCGCCAATGGAACGGCCGGAATGGAGAGCAGGTTTCCGCCGATTGTCCCTCTGTTCGTGGCGGGCTTCCTCGCGTTGGTGGCCGTACGGTCGTTGGGCTGGGCCCCGCCTGTGGGCTTGGAGATCGCGGCAGCGGTCCAGGACATTCTGCTGGCGACGGCGCTCTTTGGACTGGGCTCAGCCGTGCGCATACGGACCCTGATCCACACCGGAGGGCGGGCTGTTCTGGTAGCCCTGGGCTCCTGGCTGCTCATCGCATCGCTGGGCCTGGGCGCCGCCTTGATCATGATTAGATAG
- a CDS encoding circularly permuted type 2 ATP-grasp protein codes for MSDLFQDYSEAAARSGAYDEMFAPGHVARKSYGQVSGALRELSLADVTARADSMARTFLDRGVTFDYAGEERPFPLDIVPRVIPADEWDVLERGVAQRVKALEAFLNDVYGRMAVVTDGVIPRQLVTTSAHFHRAVHGFEPSGGVRVHVSGIDVVRDAAGTFRVLEDNVRVPSGVSYVLENRRAMAKGLPEAFGQQHIRPVEEYPRRLLSALRKTAPAGVDDPTVVVLTPGVFNSAYFEHTLLAGLMGVELVEGRDLICRGNRVYMRTTAGEQRVDVIYKRIDDDFLDPLQFRSDSMLGCPGLVNAARAGGVTIANAVGNGVADDKLVYSYVPDLIRYYLHEEPIIANVDTFRLEEKEAREHVLDRLDELVVKPVDGSGGKGLVIGPDATKDELDALRKRVIADPRGWIAQPVLQLSTVPTLSGDKFGPRHVDLRPFAVNDGDDVWVLPGGLTRVALKEGSLIVNSSQGGGSKDTWVLADSPKLPAEVIPRQSVTVREQVSVWPVESNWRDRQTEQQQ; via the coding sequence ATGTCTGACCTATTCCAGGATTACTCCGAGGCCGCTGCCCGCAGCGGCGCCTATGACGAGATGTTTGCCCCCGGCCACGTTGCCAGAAAATCCTACGGTCAGGTTTCCGGCGCCTTGCGGGAGCTGTCCCTGGCCGATGTGACCGCCCGGGCCGACTCCATGGCGCGCACGTTCCTGGACCGCGGAGTCACCTTCGACTATGCGGGGGAGGAGCGCCCGTTCCCGCTGGACATCGTTCCCCGCGTTATCCCTGCCGACGAATGGGACGTCCTGGAACGCGGGGTAGCCCAGCGGGTCAAAGCACTGGAGGCTTTCCTCAACGACGTCTATGGACGCATGGCGGTAGTCACCGATGGCGTGATCCCCCGGCAACTCGTCACCACCAGCGCACACTTCCACCGGGCAGTCCATGGATTCGAACCATCCGGCGGTGTGCGTGTCCATGTCTCGGGCATCGACGTCGTCCGTGATGCTGCCGGGACCTTCAGGGTGCTTGAGGACAACGTCCGCGTTCCCTCCGGCGTCAGCTACGTTCTGGAGAATCGCCGGGCGATGGCCAAGGGCCTTCCGGAGGCTTTCGGCCAGCAACACATCCGTCCTGTGGAGGAATATCCCCGGCGGCTTCTCTCAGCACTCCGTAAGACAGCTCCCGCGGGCGTGGACGATCCTACGGTGGTTGTCCTGACGCCCGGCGTGTTCAACAGCGCCTACTTTGAACACACGCTCCTTGCCGGCCTCATGGGCGTGGAACTGGTGGAAGGCCGCGACCTCATCTGCCGCGGCAACCGGGTCTACATGCGGACCACTGCGGGCGAACAACGCGTGGACGTCATCTACAAGCGCATCGATGACGACTTCCTTGATCCGCTCCAGTTCCGTTCCGATTCCATGCTGGGTTGCCCTGGCCTGGTCAATGCCGCACGTGCCGGGGGAGTGACAATAGCCAACGCTGTGGGCAACGGCGTAGCTGATGACAAGCTCGTGTACAGTTACGTCCCTGACCTGATCCGGTACTACCTTCACGAAGAGCCGATCATCGCCAACGTTGACACTTTCCGGCTTGAGGAAAAGGAAGCCAGGGAGCATGTGCTGGACCGCCTTGACGAACTGGTGGTGAAGCCCGTGGACGGTTCAGGCGGCAAGGGACTGGTCATAGGACCTGATGCCACGAAGGACGAACTCGATGCCCTGCGCAAACGGGTTATTGCCGATCCGCGCGGATGGATCGCGCAGCCTGTCCTGCAGCTGTCAACCGTGCCGACGCTTTCCGGGGACAAATTCGGACCCCGTCACGTTGACCTCCGTCCCTTCGCTGTCAACGACGGCGACGACGTCTGGGTCCTCCCCGGCGGACTGACCAGGGTGGCACTCAAGGAAGGTTCCTTGATAGTGAACTCCAGCCAGGGCGGCGGCTCCAAGGACACCTGGGTGTTGGCCGACTCGCCGAAGCTGCCCGCCGAGGTCATCCCGCGCCAGTCCGTCACCGTCCGTGAACAGGTCTCTGTATGGCCCGTCGAAAGCAATTGGCGTGACCGCCAAACGGAGCAGCAACAGTGA
- a CDS encoding transglutaminase family protein: MTRLSIVHKTAYKYNRRVTLSYNEARMTPLTDGQQVVLESSLKVSPHQASVSTYRDYWGTRVTAFDMQMPHESLEVLATATVEVHRTERVAVEDDIVGWDVIASDKVQDEFSDWLPQSRLSGPGEEVLNIVPGVVEGKNPHEAALAVFAWMAGEMTYMKGTTGVTTNAEQAWSQRQGVCQDLAHLAIGALRCSGIPARYVSGYIHPRSTADIGETVAGQSHAWLEWWDGEWRSWDPTNHKPAGDYHVTVARGRDYRDVPPLKGILSGGGGSGLSVSVEITRLA, encoded by the coding sequence ATGACCCGGCTGAGCATCGTCCACAAGACGGCTTACAAGTACAACCGCCGCGTGACGTTGTCCTATAACGAGGCCCGGATGACGCCCCTCACCGACGGCCAGCAGGTGGTTCTCGAGTCCTCGCTGAAGGTCTCACCCCATCAGGCGTCCGTCAGCACCTACCGTGACTACTGGGGTACCAGGGTCACGGCATTCGATATGCAAATGCCGCATGAGAGCCTTGAGGTCCTCGCCACGGCCACCGTGGAAGTGCACCGCACCGAACGCGTGGCAGTCGAGGACGACATCGTCGGATGGGACGTCATTGCTTCGGACAAGGTCCAGGACGAGTTCAGCGACTGGTTGCCCCAGTCCAGGCTCAGTGGGCCGGGCGAGGAGGTCCTGAACATTGTTCCCGGCGTTGTGGAGGGTAAGAATCCCCACGAGGCAGCCTTGGCGGTGTTCGCCTGGATGGCCGGTGAGATGACCTATATGAAGGGCACCACCGGGGTGACGACGAATGCCGAGCAGGCGTGGTCCCAGCGCCAAGGCGTGTGCCAGGATCTGGCACATCTGGCCATTGGGGCATTGCGCTGCAGTGGCATCCCTGCCCGCTATGTTTCGGGGTACATCCACCCAAGGTCCACGGCCGACATTGGTGAAACCGTTGCGGGACAGTCACACGCGTGGCTGGAATGGTGGGATGGGGAATGGCGCAGCTGGGACCCCACCAACCACAAGCCTGCAGGCGATTACCACGTCACGGTGGCGCGGGGCCGAGACTACCGCGATGTTCCCCCACTGAAGGGCATCCTGTCCGGTGGCGGCGGCTCGGGACTCTCCGTTTCGGTGGAGATCACGCGCCTCGCGTAG
- the pepN gene encoding aminopeptidase N — protein sequence MSNHNLSRDEAATRSALITTHSYDVTLDVRDAEDPAVSGYPSTSTITFSAEPGSATFLDFIHGGVQSVVLNGQALDVGSVVDRDRITLAGLAAENTVTVTGTGLYSRSGEGMHRFVDPADGQCYLYTQYEPADSRRVFANFEQPDLKAEFTFHVIAPANWEVASNGVEELRTPEAGDTRAARWDFATTQRMSTYITTVLAGPYFKATDHWGVTLDDDTRLDVPLALFCRASLADSFDAGELFRLTKSGLAFFNDLFDYPYPWGKYDQAFVPEYNLGAMENPGLVTFTEKYVYASRATDAQYQARANTLMHEMAHMWFGDLVTMNWWDDLWLKESFADYMGTLGVDRATDWDTAWVNFANKRKAWAYVQDQLPTTHPIVADIPDLEAAKQNFDGITYAKGASVLKQLVAYVGFDAFIAGSRQYFRDHAFGNTSLQDLLRALSTASGRDLGDWARQWLQTSGISTISAEIVDDNGVFGAVTLRQDAIDPITGHQELRPHRLRLGLYDADASGRLVRSESHEVDVTGPSTLVPQLNGKRRPALLLVNDDDLSYAKVRLDPDSEHTVRTSLDKITDPMARALCWTALWDSARDGVTPAVRYVAAVEQFASSETGIGVLLNVLGNASGAIERYVPAAAREGVRKDFLAVVAARMKAAAPGSDQQLAWARTLADVSRHGDTELPLLRGILEGNIVIDGLAVDAELRWSFWQALSAQGQASRAELDRELQADTTASGREGHALASAAVPDASVKAAAWDSMVNSPGLSNEILSATITGFSTAPGFLLEPYVERYFDCLEQVWAERSIEIAGRIVRGLFPGAQDLSEGMQPAEHPVLVRTDAWLKAHADAPRALRRIVIEQRSHLLRALTAQAAVG from the coding sequence GTGTCGAATCACAATCTATCGCGCGATGAAGCCGCTACCCGTTCAGCCCTGATCACCACCCACAGCTACGACGTCACCCTCGATGTCCGCGACGCGGAAGATCCCGCCGTCTCCGGTTATCCGAGTACCAGCACCATCACTTTCTCCGCTGAGCCAGGCTCTGCCACCTTCCTGGATTTCATCCATGGCGGCGTGCAGTCCGTGGTGCTGAACGGCCAGGCGTTGGACGTCGGATCGGTGGTGGACCGCGACAGGATCACCCTGGCCGGACTGGCAGCCGAGAACACGGTCACCGTAACCGGAACAGGGCTTTACAGCCGCTCAGGCGAGGGCATGCACCGGTTTGTTGATCCCGCCGATGGACAGTGCTATCTCTACACCCAGTACGAACCTGCGGACAGCCGCCGGGTCTTCGCCAACTTCGAACAGCCGGACCTCAAGGCCGAATTTACGTTCCACGTGATCGCTCCGGCAAACTGGGAAGTTGCGTCCAACGGAGTTGAGGAACTGCGGACACCGGAGGCCGGTGACACCCGCGCCGCGCGCTGGGATTTCGCCACAACCCAACGCATGTCCACGTACATCACCACCGTCCTGGCGGGACCCTACTTCAAGGCAACTGACCACTGGGGCGTAACGCTCGACGACGACACCCGCCTTGACGTGCCGCTGGCACTTTTCTGCAGGGCCTCGTTGGCGGACTCCTTCGATGCCGGAGAACTGTTCCGGTTGACCAAGAGCGGGCTGGCCTTCTTCAACGACCTCTTCGACTACCCCTACCCGTGGGGTAAGTATGACCAGGCCTTCGTGCCCGAATACAACCTCGGAGCCATGGAAAATCCCGGGTTGGTCACATTCACGGAAAAGTATGTCTACGCCTCCCGCGCCACCGATGCCCAGTACCAGGCCCGTGCGAACACCTTGATGCACGAGATGGCCCACATGTGGTTCGGCGACCTCGTGACCATGAACTGGTGGGACGATCTCTGGCTCAAGGAGTCGTTCGCCGACTACATGGGGACACTTGGCGTGGACCGTGCCACCGATTGGGACACCGCATGGGTGAACTTCGCCAATAAGCGTAAAGCCTGGGCCTATGTCCAGGACCAGCTGCCCACCACGCACCCGATTGTGGCCGACATCCCGGACCTTGAAGCAGCCAAGCAGAACTTTGACGGGATCACCTATGCCAAGGGCGCTTCGGTACTGAAACAACTGGTGGCCTACGTAGGCTTTGATGCCTTCATTGCCGGCTCCCGTCAGTACTTCCGGGACCATGCGTTCGGCAATACCTCTCTCCAGGACCTCCTCCGCGCACTCAGCACCGCATCAGGAAGGGACCTTGGAGACTGGGCCCGTCAATGGCTTCAGACGTCCGGCATCTCCACGATTTCGGCAGAAATCGTGGACGACAACGGCGTCTTTGGCGCCGTGACGCTTCGGCAGGATGCCATTGACCCCATCACGGGACATCAGGAACTCCGACCCCACCGGTTGCGGTTGGGCCTGTACGACGCTGATGCTTCGGGCCGGCTCGTCCGGTCCGAAAGCCATGAGGTGGACGTGACAGGGCCCAGCACGTTGGTGCCCCAACTGAACGGCAAGCGCCGTCCAGCCCTGCTTCTGGTCAACGATGATGACCTGAGCTACGCCAAGGTCCGCCTGGATCCGGATTCCGAACACACGGTCCGGACGTCGCTCGACAAAATCACCGATCCCATGGCCCGCGCCCTGTGCTGGACCGCATTGTGGGATTCTGCCCGCGACGGTGTGACGCCCGCCGTGCGCTACGTGGCCGCAGTGGAGCAGTTTGCCTCCTCGGAGACCGGCATTGGGGTCCTGTTGAACGTGCTTGGCAATGCCTCCGGCGCCATTGAACGCTACGTTCCGGCGGCAGCCCGTGAAGGGGTACGCAAGGATTTCCTCGCAGTCGTGGCGGCCAGGATGAAGGCAGCAGCCCCCGGTTCAGACCAACAACTGGCATGGGCCAGGACCTTGGCAGACGTGTCCCGGCATGGGGACACTGAACTTCCTTTGCTGCGCGGAATCCTGGAAGGCAACATTGTCATTGACGGACTTGCGGTGGACGCAGAACTGCGGTGGAGCTTCTGGCAGGCCCTGTCCGCCCAAGGCCAGGCGTCACGTGCCGAACTGGACCGGGAACTGCAGGCCGATACGACAGCGTCCGGCAGGGAGGGCCATGCTCTGGCATCGGCCGCCGTGCCGGATGCCTCAGTCAAGGCAGCTGCGTGGGATTCCATGGTTAACAGCCCTGGGCTCTCCAACGAGATCCTGAGCGCAACCATCACGGGTTTCTCCACGGCCCCAGGGTTCCTGTTGGAACCGTATGTGGAACGCTACTTCGACTGTCTCGAGCAGGTATGGGCGGAACGCAGCATCGAGATTGCCGGCAGGATTGTGCGCGGATTGTTCCCGGGCGCCCAGGACTTGAGCGAGGGCATGCAGCCCGCCGAACATCCGGTGCTGGTACGGACGGATGCTTGGCTGAAGGCGCACGCTGACGCTCCCCGCGCCCTGCGCCGGATAGTCATCGAGCAGCGAAGCCACTTGCTGCGGGCACTCACGGCACAGGCCGCCGTGGGGTAG
- a CDS encoding SDR family NAD(P)-dependent oxidoreductase: MSSTDLTPEEIQACLKVLTTIHVYDEEHPDYVAVRRATGKMFKAVKRHRRVTKRDSIAEADRAVIALTATAAPDRIDDETRGNKLAPSVTGEVAGHLIRSRPCYICKKHYTQVDAFYHQLCPECAAFSHSKRDARTDLTGRRALLTGGRAKIGMYIALRLLRDGAHTTITTRFPKDAARRFAAMEDSSEWLHRLRIVGIDLRDPAQVMALTDSLNEAGPLDIIINNAAQTVRRSGNAYKPLVDAEDEPLPAALDAANGGPELVTFGHAHDKHPLALASSVTEHPVLAGDAITSLALSTGSASLERIESGTAIDAGGLVPDLASINSWTQVVDEVDPLEMLEVQLCNVTAPFLLVSRLREAMKRSTAHRKYIVNVSAMEGQFSRAYKGPGHPHTNMAKAALNMMTRTSAQEMLDSDGILMTAVDTGWITDERPHYTKVRLMEEGFHAPLDLVDGAARVYDPIVMGEKGEDQYGVFLKDYKPSPW, encoded by the coding sequence ATGAGCTCCACCGATCTGACGCCTGAAGAGATCCAGGCCTGCCTCAAGGTTCTGACCACGATCCACGTCTATGACGAGGAGCACCCGGACTACGTTGCAGTCCGCCGTGCCACCGGCAAGATGTTCAAAGCCGTCAAGCGGCACCGCCGGGTCACCAAGCGCGACTCCATCGCCGAGGCTGACCGGGCCGTCATTGCCCTGACGGCCACCGCCGCTCCGGACCGCATTGACGACGAAACCCGTGGCAACAAGCTGGCCCCCTCCGTCACGGGTGAGGTCGCAGGCCACCTTATCCGCTCGCGTCCCTGCTACATCTGCAAGAAGCACTACACGCAGGTTGATGCCTTCTACCACCAGCTCTGCCCTGAATGCGCGGCCTTCAGCCACAGCAAGCGCGATGCCCGCACGGATCTCACGGGACGCAGGGCCCTGTTGACCGGCGGACGCGCCAAGATCGGCATGTACATCGCGCTGCGCCTGCTCAGGGATGGCGCCCACACCACCATCACCACCCGTTTCCCCAAGGACGCAGCCCGTCGCTTCGCCGCCATGGAAGACAGCAGCGAGTGGCTGCACCGGCTACGGATCGTGGGCATTGACCTCCGCGACCCGGCGCAGGTCATGGCTCTGACGGACTCCCTCAACGAGGCTGGCCCGCTGGACATCATCATCAACAACGCAGCCCAGACGGTTCGGCGCTCCGGCAATGCCTACAAGCCCTTGGTCGACGCCGAGGACGAGCCGTTGCCTGCCGCCCTTGACGCTGCCAATGGTGGCCCGGAGTTGGTCACGTTCGGCCATGCCCATGACAAACATCCCTTGGCCCTTGCCAGCAGCGTCACCGAGCACCCTGTCCTGGCGGGCGATGCGATTACCTCTCTGGCGCTCTCCACCGGGTCCGCGTCCCTGGAACGGATCGAGTCCGGAACAGCGATCGACGCCGGCGGCTTGGTCCCCGACCTCGCCTCGATCAACAGCTGGACCCAAGTGGTGGATGAGGTGGATCCCTTGGAGATGCTCGAGGTCCAGCTGTGCAACGTCACTGCGCCATTCTTGCTGGTCAGCCGCCTTCGGGAAGCCATGAAGCGGTCGACGGCCCACAGGAAGTACATCGTCAACGTCTCGGCCATGGAGGGACAGTTCTCCCGTGCCTACAAGGGCCCCGGACACCCCCACACGAACATGGCCAAGGCTGCGTTGAACATGATGACCAGGACCAGCGCCCAGGAAATGCTGGATTCCGATGGCATCCTCATGACCGCGGTGGATACCGGATGGATCACCGATGAGCGCCCGCACTACACCAAAGTCAGGCTCATGGAAGAAGGCTTCCATGCCCCGTTGGATCTGGTGGATGGTGCCGCGAGAGTCTACGACCCCATAGTGATGGGCGAAAAGGGCGAGGACCAGTACGGTGTCTTCCTGAAGGACTACAAGCCCTCGCCTTGGTAG
- a CDS encoding alpha-E domain-containing protein — translation MLSRIAESLFWIGRYVERADGTSRILDVHLERLNHLPLEEQRSVARELLAVMGAKPQSEDFGLPELLHALAYDKQSASSIAGSLGAARENARRARETVSQSLWESLNTTYYGLNQHRKDVVGTYRFCNWVLERTAMVRGLADTTVSHDESWLFMVLGRSLERADMTARMLSTRDVQSAGMSWVNMLRCAGAYESFIRTRRAAFGDQHAAEFLLLDRLFPRSIVYALRDADECLAKLDPSAQRVGFINDARRIVGQARTFLEFHRTDDLMSELPEHMERVQKAVTQASDAISRKYFNQADEHAWVGEVS, via the coding sequence ATGCTGAGCCGTATTGCTGAGTCTCTTTTTTGGATCGGACGCTACGTAGAACGCGCCGATGGTACGTCCAGGATCCTGGATGTGCACCTCGAACGACTGAACCACCTGCCCCTCGAGGAGCAGCGGAGCGTAGCCCGGGAACTCCTTGCCGTGATGGGTGCCAAGCCCCAGAGCGAGGACTTCGGACTCCCTGAACTCCTGCATGCCCTCGCTTATGACAAGCAGAGCGCCTCCTCCATTGCCGGTTCACTGGGGGCTGCACGCGAGAATGCACGGCGCGCCCGGGAAACTGTTTCGCAGTCACTTTGGGAAAGCCTCAACACCACCTATTACGGCCTCAACCAGCATCGCAAGGATGTGGTGGGAACCTACCGTTTCTGCAACTGGGTCCTCGAACGGACAGCAATGGTCCGCGGTCTTGCGGACACCACCGTCAGCCATGACGAGAGCTGGTTGTTCATGGTGTTGGGCCGGTCCCTGGAACGGGCGGACATGACTGCCCGCATGCTCTCAACGCGCGATGTCCAGTCTGCGGGTATGTCGTGGGTCAACATGCTCCGATGCGCGGGCGCCTATGAGTCGTTCATCCGTACACGCAGGGCTGCCTTCGGAGACCAGCACGCCGCGGAATTCCTGCTGTTGGACCGTTTGTTCCCGCGGTCAATCGTCTATGCCCTGCGCGATGCCGATGAATGCCTCGCGAAACTGGACCCGTCAGCCCAGCGTGTGGGCTTCATCAACGATGCCCGGCGCATTGTTGGCCAGGCCCGCACGTTCCTCGAGTTCCACCGCACAGACGACCTCATGTCCGAGCTGCCCGAGCACATGGAACGTGTGCAGAAGGCCGTGACGCAGGCGTCCGATGCGATTTCCCGTAAGTACTTCAATCAGGCTGATGAGCATGCCTGGGTGGGAGAAGTTTCATGA